In Leptotrichia sp. oral taxon 221, the DNA window TCAGATATTAATAGATTTACTAATTAATTTTCACATAAAATTGTGATTAATTATTAAAATATTTATCTCTTTCGTACATTTGATAAAGGATTCCGTGCATCACACCAACTGCAACTGTGCTTCCACCTTTTGTCCCATTTGTTCTAATAAATGGAACATCGTATTTTGAAAGCTCAGCTTTCGATTCAGGACATCCCACAAATCCAACTGGCACTCCAACTATCAATTTTGGAACATTTTCTCCTTCTTTATCCATTTTTTCAAGTAATGTGAACAATGCTGTCGGTGCATTTCCAATTAGAAAAATTTTCGTTTGAGGATCCTTTAATGCTCTTTCCAATCCAACCATTGAACGTGTAATTCCTCTTTCTTTCGCTTCTTTCGCCACATCTGGATCCGCCACCAAACAATACGCCTCAGCACCAAATTTTTTCAACCCATTTTTATTCAGTCCATTAACAATCATATTTGTATCGCAATAAATTCTGCAATTTCCAGCTTCTAACGCTTCTTTTGCCGATTCAATCGGATTATTTTGAAATTCAACAATGTTTACATAATCAAAATCTCCCGTCGTATGAATCAATCTTTTAACAATCAATTGCTCTTCCTCACTAAAATGATCAGCCTTTCCAGCCAATCCTTCAGTTATTATTTCAAAACTTCTCACTTCTATTGATTTTGGATCTTTAATATATGACATATTTCATTGTGCGATAATAACTACCACACTCTCCTTTCTTCTTTATCCTTTTCCACACTTCAAATTCATTATTTTTCAAATTCATTATTTTCAAAAAAATTAAAAATTTCTCATTTTTTCAACAATCGTGAACTACTCTCAATTATAGAAGGCGGAGACATCTTGCTATCTTTTTGTTAAAATTTCTCTTCAAAATCTTCTTAATCTCTTTTCACATCCAACAAAAACTCAAGAAACTCCACATTTGAGTAAAAATGAATATGCGGATATCCGGCTATCGCATTATTTTTCATATATCCACATTTCCATTCTTTCCCATTATTCTTGTAAATATTATAAAAATAGCCTTCTGAATCATTCCCGTTTACTTCATTATTTTTCAAAATTTCCGAATAATGAAATTCATGTCCTTGCAAGTTTATCCCATTTGCAGTTTCAATATTGATATACCCAAATCTTCCAATATTTAAACGTTTTCTCATCCCAATTTCAATATCAAAAATTCCACACATATCAAAAATTTCTTCATTTAATAAATGTAATTTTTTTGCTAAATACATAAATCCGCCACATTCAGCAAATATTCTCACGCCATTTTTACACGCTTCAACAATACTATTTTTCATAGAAATATTTTCACTCAACTCTTTTGCAAATAATTCAGGATAACCTCCACCAAAGTAGATAAAATCTTTATTTTCAGGAAGTTTTTTATCTCGAATTGGACTAAACTCAACTATTTCCACTCCACAAAATTTCATCAAATCAATGTTTGCCTCATAATAAAACGAAAATGCTTCATCTCTTGCAATCGCTACTCTTTTTCCTTTAAATTTATCTTTTAGATATCCTATTTTCGCATAATTTTCCATATTTCGACTTGACTCAAATTCTTGTGCAATTTCTTTTATCCGCTCCAAATTCAAGCAATTTTGTGCGATTTCCTTAAATAACTCCTGTTTTTGTGCATTATCCTCTTCAAAAGCCTGTTTCAAGCCTAAATGCCGGCTCTCTGTAGCAAGTTGCTCATTTCTAGGAATGTAGCCTAAACACTCAATTCCTGTATATTTTTCAACTGCTTCCTTCAAGCTCTCATACAATTTTTGTGAAGAAACATTGTTAAGAATCACACCTTTTATATTCACTCGTTCATCAAACATCTTAAACCCAAGAACTTCTGCCGCAATACTTGTTGAAATCGCTTTAGCATTCACAACTAAAATTACGGGAATATCAAGTACTCTTGCTAAATGAGCCGTGCTAAAATTGTCCTTTTCGTTCCCAATTCCATCATAAAGTCCCATAACACCTTCAACAATAGAAATATCCCTGCCTTGCGAATACATCTCAAATATCTGTCTCACAGCATCCTCACCTGTCATAAAAATATCCAAATTGTGTGAATGATGTCCTGTAAATACCTCATGATGAGTCGGATCAATGTAATCTGGTCCCACTTTAAAAGGAGCCACATTTTCTAATGCAGACATCAAAATGCTACTTACTGTAGTTTTTCCGCTTCCGCTCATCGTTCCTGATATTAATATTTTTTTCATAACAAATTTTTTTCCTCCAAAAATTTACAATAATCATTTTCATCAAGATTTTTATACTTAAGATAACTTTTAATTTTCAAAACATTTGGAACATTCAAATTTAATTTTTTCAAAAATTCAAAATCCTCAAAAACTTCGTCTCTACTACCTTGTCTTACAATTTTCCCTTTATCAAGAACATAAATATAGTCAGCAAATTCATATGCAAAATCTGTATCGTGTGTCGAAACTACAAGTGTTTTCCCAGCTTTAGAAAAATTATCTAAAATTTCAGAAACTCTTTTTGTATTTTTTGAATCCAACCAAGCTGTAGGTTCATCTAGAATCAATAATTCTGGCTCCATTGCTGTAATTGCCGCTATTGAAACCCGTTTTTTCTGACCATAACTCAAATGATGACAAGGTCTGTCCCTCAACTCCTCAATATTGATTTCCTTCATTGCTCTATTAACATTTTCTTCTACTTTTTCCTCAGAATATCCAAGATTTTCAGGTCCATAAGCCACTTCTTGAAAAACTAACGGAGCAAAAATTTGTATTTCAGGATCTTGAAAAATTATTCCAACTTTTCTTCTCAATTCCTCCAAATCCTTTTTTTTATGTTTAACCTTCTTCCCCTCAAAATAAATGTCTCCTTTTTGTGCCTTCAAGAGTCCATTCATTATTAAAAATAAAGTTGATTTTCCTGAGCCATTTTCCCCAAGAAATAATGTTTTCTTTCCTTTTTCAATATTCAAAGTCACATTTTTTAACGCTTCTGTTTCATTATCATACGAAAAAGTTATATTTTCAAGTTTAAGCATTTTATTTTACCACCAAATATAAATTTATTGCAACTATTATTATTACAAAAATAGTTTCAAATCCAATTTTTTTGTATTTTCTATGAGAAAAGATAAATTCCTTTCCCAGTCTTGATTCTACAGCCTTTATAGAATTAAGATTATAGTAATATGTTTTTTTTAATATCGCTACCACTAACATTGGAAATGATTTCATCCCATTCTTAAAACTACTGTATCCAAGTCTTACTTCCTGTGCATTTTTGAGTCTTTCCTTATTCTCAAACAACAAAAAAATATATCTATAAATCAACAAAAACATTTCTCTAAAAATTTTTGGAAATCTCATTTTTTCAAATATATAGTCTAAATCTACAACTGGTGTTGAGCAAATAAGAAAATAAATTACTGATATTGACGAAAATGAACGTAACAAAAATGTCCAAATATCCGCCTTTATTAGCCATAATGAAATTACAGTTGTTAAAATAAATAAAGCTGGAACAAAATTCAGCTTTAGTAAATCTTTCACTTTCACTTTTACTACAAATAAAAGAAGTAAATTAAATAATGTAAGATTAAAAATAAATACTACTTTACTTCCCGTGTAAAGCAAAAATACTAATGTCATCATTGACAACGTAAATTTTATTCCAGGATTAATATTTTTTATGGGATTCGTATATGATATTTTATCTATTAGCATTTTTTCTTTCACCTTTGAAATATCCTAAAACATATCCTACAATTCCTGCACCTAATGCTGCTTGTAACGCAAAAAGTAAACTTTCAGTTTCCTCTCCAGGCAATTCTATTAAATTTTTAGCCCAAGGCTTGTAATCAGGTTTTATCGTTTTAATCATTTCTTCTCCCTTGTCATCTGAACCACCAAATTCAGATTTTACGAGAAGTAATGGTACGACACCTATCAAAAGTATTAAAACCAATAAAATAACATTCTTTTTAAAAACACTTTTATTTTTATTCTTATCCATTATTCTTCCACCCCTTTTACTTCATATTTGTCAAGTATATTCATTACAACATTTGTAAGCAATCCTTCAATTATAGCAAGTGGAATTTGAGTTACTGCAAATACCATTCCAAATTTAATAAATGAAGCAAGTACTCCACCTTCAGGCGATGGATACGCAAGTGCCAACTGAAAAGATGTAACAACATAAGTTGCAAGATCCCCTATTGCTGCTGCCAAAAATATTGCAACCGCTCTATTCTTCTTAGCAAGTCCTTTATAAATCAAGTACGAAACAATTGGTCCAGCAATCGCCATTGAAGCCGTATTTGCCCCAAGAGTAGTAAATCCTCCATGTGCAAGTAATCCAGCTTGGAATATTAATACAATTGTCCCTAAAATTGAAGTTACAAATGGTCCATATAAAATAGTTGAAAGTCCTACTCCAGTCGGATGTGACGAACTCCCTGTAACTGATGGAATTTTCAACGCCGACAACACAAAAATAAATGCTCCTGCCAATGCAAGTGTCATTTTATCCTTAACACTCCCTTTAGAAACAGTTTGAAGTTTTTTTATCCCCAAAATCCAAAACGGAATACACACAACAAACCATACAATAACCCAATTTAATGGTAAAAAACCTTCCATAATGTGCATTGAAAAACCGTTTACACCTATTAAAAGCATACTAGTCAAAACTAAAAATAATAATGTTTTCTTTTTCATTTTTTCTCCTTCCAAAACTTTTATTTAGTTTTAAGCAATCCAAAAAAAAATCAGCTAAAAGCCGAATTTAATACACGTCAAATTCCATAAAAGCAATATTTGTACTAACATCGTACATTCACTATGTGCTAATGGAACAAATCACCATTGATTCATTTACTGATGTATATCAAATTTCCCCTTCCCAGAAAATCTATAATATATCAATATTAGGCAAGTCTCCTGACTAACTTCAACCTACTCACTTCCTTCCCAAGATCCCATCAATCTCAGTGGTCATCACGCTTTCGTCAGTTTCACAGTAGTGGGGGCTGTATCGGATTTCAACCGATTTCCTTATTAAGTTTGCAAAACACCTATTATCTTCTAATAACATTATACCTTTTATTATATTTTTGTCAATAATTTTTTTAAAATTTTTACAAGATTGTACCTAAAAAAATTAATTGAAAGAATTAATTGATTTTTAAATTAACAATAATCTCCACAATTTATATGCATCCAATAAAAATGGAGTCATCTCAATGATGAGACAACTCCCAAATCAAACAATACATACTTTTGAACCTCTCGCAAAGATAACGAGGTTCTTGAGTTTTCATCTTTTTCAAGACCAACAATCAAAGACTCATCACTCAAGACTTTTGAGAGTAAAACTCTACTGAAACGCTTCACGTTCCACTGGCTCGGTTCTCAACCATTTTCTTTTATACCAGTCAATATTTCCTTTTATTGTTTTTTATTAACCATAAATTTCAATATCAACTATAATTTATATTACATCCATAGTATACCTTAAAAACATATTTTGTCAATAATTATTTTAAATTTTTATTAGTAAATCGCTCTAAATCCGATTCCACCTCTGATGTTGCTTCCTTTAGTGTCGTATCCTGCGTTTACAGTTACTCCGAATCTAGTGTTGTCTACACCTAAGTTAAAGTCAAATTTACCGTTTCCTCTTCTGTCTTCTTTTTCACTTCTCAATTCATACCAATCAGCATTTGTGTATCTTACTCTTGCCTTGTTTGTTCTGTTTACTTTTCCTAATTCATTTTCGTAAGCAGCTGTTAAGCCAACTGATAATTGTGATTTAACTGCTACTGGTTGAACATATTTGAATTCTAATCCAACTTCTGGTTTAACTGAGAAGTAATTGTTTCCATCTACTTCCAATCTAACTTGTCCTTCGTCTTCTTTAATGTCAGTAAATCTTCCATATTCCATTTTCAATGCTCCGTAAGGTCTCAAATGAGTTTTTTCAGATGTTCTGATATCATATCCTAAATCTGTTTTGAAAGCAGCTCCGTATGAATAATAATCAGATTTTGCATCAAACGTATCATCTACAATCCAGAATCTACGTTTCATTTCATTTTTACCTGCGAATACATCTCCAGCAATTGTCCATTGTAATGAACCATTATGATCCATATATGGTGACATTGTTTTAAAGATTCCAGCTTTTAACATAGTTTGATTTTCTCTTGATCTACTTATATCTTTAAGTTTGTAATGATTATTTACAGCTCCTGCATACCATCCTGATTTATTTCCAAGTTTAACTGTTTCATTTTCATGAACATAAGCTACTCCAGTCGCATTACTTGTGTAATCATAAATTCCAGCAGAATCAGTATTGTATTCATTTCTTATACCAAATACTTTAATTTTATTATTATCTTTAGTAGGATTTCTCCATTCATTTTGTAAGTAATTAAATTCTTTGTCTAATACATTTCCAGTTTCATTAATTCTTTGTTGCACATTTCCATATTGGTGACCTTTCATTTCATCAATTGCTTGTGCTAAAATGTGAGCTTCTCCTTTTCCTAAATCATTCAATTTATTGAATAAATCTTTTTCTCTTCCGCTAGTTTCTACTCCGTATCTTTGTTCTAATCCATCCAAGAAATTGTATGTATTTTTATCTTGAGCGAAAGCTGTATAAGGTATTTTAACTAGGTAAACTTTTCCTAGAGCACCTGTTGATAAATTTTGTGTTGCAGTTGCAAACCATGTCAAACTTCCAGCACTTAATGCAAATTTAGTTCCAGTTCCTGAAGCTGCCATATTTAAAATCATTGAATTATATGGATCAATTATGTTGCTACCAACTTCAATTACTTTACTGTCAGTATATCTAGCTGCTTCATTACCAAATAACAAGTCAACTTTTTGTAATCCTGTAAGATTATTAACTCCTACAATTGGATGTGTATAGTTTACTCCTGACGTATCAATATACATTCCTAATGAACCAACTTGTTCGTTTGTTGGAATACTTCCTAAACCAGTTGCTCCTAGATCAACAATTGTTGTTGCTCCACTTGGAGAAGTAACTGATACTGAGCTTGGTGTGTTAGTTCTTGCATTTGTGTCAACATAAGTTGGCGTTACAACTGAACCATTTATTTTAATTGTAGCTGAAGTTGCTCCTGCTGGTGCTATAATTTCTATTCCTGCTACTGTTTTACCTGTAGGGCTTCCAGATTTTCTTACAACTCCTTCGGCTCCACCAGTATTTGTAACCATTCCTGTTGTACCTCCACTAGTTTCATTTGAGAAAGTTCCTGTAGAACCAAGATATCCAGCTTTATTATTAGGCCCATCTACAATAATTTGTCCATAGTTTTTAATTACTCCACCACCTGTGGCAACTACACCTAAGATACCATCATTAGTTGCTGTTGGAACTGTTTTAATAATTCCCCAGTTTTCTCCTACTGCGTTATTATCAACATACATTCCTTTTGTATTTTTTCCGCTTAATTCAATTGTACCATTATTTATTGCTTTTGAACCACTTCCTGAAGCGAACATTCCAATTCCTTCATCAAGAGCTACTTTTATTGTTCCATCATTTATAATTGTTCCATTAGAAGTAGCCATTCCCATTCCATATTCTGGAACTGGAGTTGCTGATAAATTACTTCCACTTACTGTAATTGTTTTACCTGCAGCATTTCTAGCAGTTCCTCCATCAATTGCATAAATTGCTACACTTCCTGTTCCTCTTCCAAAATCAATATCTGCATTATTTGTTACTGTTCCTGCAGAATAAATTCCATAAGTGTTATTTCCTGTTGAAGTTAATGGAACATTATTTGTTACTGTTATATCTTTATTATTCGAATAAATAAATTTCGCTTCATTTCCTAATGTTGCAGTTCCATTTGTAGTTAAATTTGTTGTTCCTGTATTTTTAATTACATAACCAAATGAAGAATTTCCAATTGTCATATTCGTATCAGCATTTATCGTTCTTCCTGCTGTTCCAGTAGTAAATACTCCAACTGCTTCATTTGCTCCAACATTTATTTTAGAACCTGAATTTAATGTAATATTTCCTTCTGTCGAATAAATTCCAACACCTTCATCTCCAACTGTAATTTCTCCAGTTGAACCATGTGTTACTGTCTTACCAAAAATACCATAATTTTTATTTCCACCAATAATCTTACTATTATTCGTAATATCTGTAGCAACATCATCAGTGTAAATTCCAACACTTGGAATTGAACCTGTCGAAGTCGCCAAATTAATTTCTCCATTGTTTATTAATGATGAACTATTATTTGCAAACATTCCAACTTGTTCTTGTCCTGTCATATTAATTTTTGCATTTGTATCATTTGTTAACGTTGCTTTATCTCCTATCATTCCAATAGATTTATCTCCTGATAAAGTTAACACTCCGTTTCCTGTATTTGTTCCAATAGCATCAGTTTTTGTTCCTGCTGAATTATTATTTTTTACGTAAATTCCATATGAAGTTGTTCCATCTAATGAAACATTTCCTTTATTTATAATACTAGTTGTTCCTTCACCGGGTCTTCCTCCAAATTCATTTACTTTAGGTGCTCCAGTAACTGCATCTTCCCTATATGCCAATCCTAATAATCCGATTGAACTGTTTCCACCAACATTTACAGTACCTTCATTATTTACTTCAGAACCGTTTACTGCGTAAATTCCTACTGCACTGTCATTGTGAGGATTTGTTGTTAACTGCTCAACATTTATTGTAGATGATGCATCTGTATTCACTTTTCCATAGTTTATGAATAATCCAACTGCTCCGCTTCCTGCGTCTGTTCTGTCTGCTGAAACCGAAGACCCTGCTGCAAGATTTATTTGAGTCTCATTATTTGAAGCTGCTGAACTGCTTGAACTCATATCAAGTCCTACAACACCTTTCATACCAGCCGCTGTTAAATCTGAAGAACTTAAATGTGCCGTTACATTTTTCCCTGCCTGTAAATTTAAAACTGCACGTTGAACTAAATATCTTTTAACAAATTTAAATGAATCTGTTGCTTCGTTAGCAATATTAGTAGCCAAACTTTTATCAATATCTGTATTAATATTATAGTTTAACATTCCATCTACAAAAGCTTTTTTATAATTAGTATATGTTGTTGTTCCATCTTCCCCATTTACAACTTGAATTCCTGAAGCAGCAA includes these proteins:
- a CDS encoding autotransporter-associated N-terminal domain-containing protein; the encoded protein is MTNNLKKLEKDLKAFAKRCKDFKYTEQALLAFLLGGIFGFSETTDKEIQNQRQEISTSIGDMRQEFRKTKAENNKLMKDYNLELIQLMEQGDQVVKSPWKSWQYGANTFLNEWKGTYKGHGDKTGNVKYKRNAGLGKYNYQSTEGKYGTTSIGLGNAMERPVEIQVDASLRTLSIDKPAPTFVPTTPSGGLPPFDPLMVTPPVINPKNVNISQPPQSPTINVGVEDVPENRTGYNKDGTMDNNSLLSQLDLTGGNFNLFFHGGGNTYDYSFINASENATYTPTGSGIHLPSSDNGTSPKVAFFGMGGKLLAEIPSNVTVNAVSNVSGDVNVLYYMGNNNNASNPESKLIHKGTTNLYGNDLLVVKIDNVSSNGNITFVNEGKINGYAQKGAYTDLVTGIPGGTGNDPKGHIFAAFTYGDAGVDTVENGNNGVIEFYAPKSYGWVYTSATNAPLKRSSINNGIMRLFGSESIGVSGTTGADPVTQTSWADIQLNKPIEIYGDKSVGVSFLVESDNTVSPNFSNSKFNVQIGGSALTAQDATYGDTEGDASKVQNSIGINFDFSQGNAGFTQKDVNNYIVKLENNAKNSTAIRLGEANLTFKDSATSGITIGGEDNIGYLSDGSANNNLVYNNITNNFKVSGKNAILFAAKNGGTLEVNNSLPLSSTSVSGNGFTLAYSEVAGSTVTLDKGATGEVVGSDAVLYYAKNGGKVTITENAVAQPSATVNASGVTVVTDSSIGTPKVTISGSNGVGFYTTNGGQIEAENSFMKLSDGLVGVYSDGSTSNINLKNSILDYKGSGYSIYSGNNGKIDLQGSTVVLRGKAIGVQGSSLSDITTNANTKIVVMSNDAIPFEFKDKGIVNLTSIDTDLGIAASGIQVVNGEDGTTTYTNYKKAFVDGMLNYNINTDIDKSLATNIANEATDSFKFVKRYLVQRAVLNLQAGKNVTAHLSSSDLTAAGMKGVVGLDMSSSSSAASNNETQINLAAGSSVSADRTDAGSGAVGLFINYGKVNTDASSTINVEQLTTNPHNDSAVGIYAVNGSEVNNEGTVNVGGNSSIGLLGLAYREDAVTGAPKVNEFGGRPGEGTTSIINKGNVSLDGTTSYGIYVKNNNSAGTKTDAIGTNTGNGVLTLSGDKSIGMIGDKATLTNDTNAKINMTGQEQVGMFANNSSSLINNGEINLATSTGSIPSVGIYTDDVATDITNNSKIIGGNKNYGIFGKTVTHGSTGEITVGDEGVGIYSTEGNITLNSGSKINVGANEAVGVFTTGTAGRTINADTNMTIGNSSFGYVIKNTGTTNLTTNGTATLGNEAKFIYSNNKDITVTNNVPLTSTGNNTYGIYSAGTVTNNADIDFGRGTGSVAIYAIDGGTARNAAGKTITVSGSNLSATPVPEYGMGMATSNGTIINDGTIKVALDEGIGMFASGSGSKAINNGTIELSGKNTKGMYVDNNAVGENWGIIKTVPTATNDGILGVVATGGGVIKNYGQIIVDGPNNKAGYLGSTGTFSNETSGGTTGMVTNTGGAEGVVRKSGSPTGKTVAGIEIIAPAGATSATIKINGSVVTPTYVDTNARTNTPSSVSVTSPSGATTIVDLGATGLGSIPTNEQVGSLGMYIDTSGVNYTHPIVGVNNLTGLQKVDLLFGNEAARYTDSKVIEVGSNIIDPYNSMILNMAASGTGTKFALSAGSLTWFATATQNLSTGALGKVYLVKIPYTAFAQDKNTYNFLDGLEQRYGVETSGREKDLFNKLNDLGKGEAHILAQAIDEMKGHQYGNVQQRINETGNVLDKEFNYLQNEWRNPTKDNNKIKVFGIRNEYNTDSAGIYDYTSNATGVAYVHENETVKLGNKSGWYAGAVNNHYKLKDISRSRENQTMLKAGIFKTMSPYMDHNGSLQWTIAGDVFAGKNEMKRRFWIVDDTFDAKSDYYSYGAAFKTDLGYDIRTSEKTHLRPYGALKMEYGRFTDIKEDEGQVRLEVDGNNYFSVKPEVGLEFKYVQPVAVKSQLSVGLTAAYENELGKVNRTNKARVRYTNADWYELRSEKEDRRGNGKFDFNLGVDNTRFGVTVNAGYDTKGSNIRGGIGFRAIY
- a CDS encoding energy-coupling factor ABC transporter ATP-binding protein; protein product: MLKLENITFSYDNETEALKNVTLNIEKGKKTLFLGENGSGKSTLFLIMNGLLKAQKGDIYFEGKKVKHKKKDLEELRRKVGIIFQDPEIQIFAPLVFQEVAYGPENLGYSEEKVEENVNRAMKEINIEELRDRPCHHLSYGQKKRVSIAAITAMEPELLILDEPTAWLDSKNTKRVSEILDNFSKAGKTLVVSTHDTDFAYEFADYIYVLDKGKIVRQGSRDEVFEDFEFLKKLNLNVPNVLKIKSYLKYKNLDENDYCKFLEEKNLL
- a CDS encoding energy-coupling factor ABC transporter substrate-binding protein, which codes for MDKNKNKSVFKKNVILLVLILLIGVVPLLLVKSEFGGSDDKGEEMIKTIKPDYKPWAKNLIELPGEETESLLFALQAALGAGIVGYVLGYFKGERKNANR
- a CDS encoding energy-coupling factor ABC transporter permease; amino-acid sequence: MKKKTLLFLVLTSMLLIGVNGFSMHIMEGFLPLNWVIVWFVVCIPFWILGIKKLQTVSKGSVKDKMTLALAGAFIFVLSALKIPSVTGSSSHPTGVGLSTILYGPFVTSILGTIVLIFQAGLLAHGGFTTLGANTASMAIAGPIVSYLIYKGLAKKNRAVAIFLAAAIGDLATYVVTSFQLALAYPSPEGGVLASFIKFGMVFAVTQIPLAIIEGLLTNVVMNILDKYEVKGVEE
- a CDS encoding CbiQ family ECF transporter T component; amino-acid sequence: MLIDKISYTNPIKNINPGIKFTLSMMTLVFLLYTGSKVVFIFNLTLFNLLLLFVVKVKVKDLLKLNFVPALFILTTVISLWLIKADIWTFLLRSFSSISVIYFLICSTPVVDLDYIFEKMRFPKIFREMFLLIYRYIFLLFENKERLKNAQEVRLGYSSFKNGMKSFPMLVVAILKKTYYYNLNSIKAVESRLGKEFIFSHRKYKKIGFETIFVIIIVAINLYLVVK
- a CDS encoding precorrin-8X methylmutase, giving the protein MSYIKDPKSIEVRSFEIITEGLAGKADHFSEEEQLIVKRLIHTTGDFDYVNIVEFQNNPIESAKEALEAGNCRIYCDTNMIVNGLNKNGLKKFGAEAYCLVADPDVAKEAKERGITRSMVGLERALKDPQTKIFLIGNAPTALFTLLEKMDKEGENVPKLIVGVPVGFVGCPESKAELSKYDVPFIRTNGTKGGSTVAVGVMHGILYQMYERDKYFNN
- a CDS encoding cobyrinate a,c-diamide synthase, giving the protein MKKILISGTMSGSGKTTVSSILMSALENVAPFKVGPDYIDPTHHEVFTGHHSHNLDIFMTGEDAVRQIFEMYSQGRDISIVEGVMGLYDGIGNEKDNFSTAHLARVLDIPVILVVNAKAISTSIAAEVLGFKMFDERVNIKGVILNNVSSQKLYESLKEAVEKYTGIECLGYIPRNEQLATESRHLGLKQAFEEDNAQKQELFKEIAQNCLNLERIKEIAQEFESSRNMENYAKIGYLKDKFKGKRVAIARDEAFSFYYEANIDLMKFCGVEIVEFSPIRDKKLPENKDFIYFGGGYPELFAKELSENISMKNSIVEACKNGVRIFAECGGFMYLAKKLHLLNEEIFDMCGIFDIEIGMRKRLNIGRFGYINIETANGINLQGHEFHYSEILKNNEVNGNDSEGYFYNIYKNNGKEWKCGYMKNNAIAGYPHIHFYSNVEFLEFLLDVKRD